One window of the Pseudomonas sihuiensis genome contains the following:
- a CDS encoding glutathione S-transferase N-terminal domain-containing protein, whose product MLLKALRIGLGQLVVFVDWISRPRKLKRSPEAQAEVERATANLALYQFHACPFCVKVRRTLHRLNLPVQLRDAKNDAEHRQALEQQGGRIKVPCLRIEENGQSTWLYESKAIIAYLDQRFAG is encoded by the coding sequence ATGTTGCTCAAAGCCCTTCGTATTGGCCTGGGTCAGCTCGTCGTGTTCGTCGACTGGATCAGCCGCCCGCGCAAGCTAAAGCGCAGCCCCGAGGCGCAAGCCGAGGTCGAACGCGCCACGGCCAATCTGGCGCTGTACCAGTTCCACGCCTGCCCGTTCTGCGTCAAGGTGCGGCGCACTCTGCACCGCCTGAACCTGCCGGTGCAGTTGCGCGACGCCAAGAACGACGCCGAACATCGTCAGGCCCTGGAGCAGCAAGGCGGCCGCATCAAGGTGCCGTGCCTGCGCATCGAGGAAAACGGCCAGAGCACCTGGCTGTACGAGTCCAAGGCGATCATCGCCTATCTGGATCAGCGTTTCGCCGGTTGA
- the folE gene encoding GTP cyclohydrolase I FolE — MSLEQQYTAILGQLGEDVSREGLLDTPKRAAKAMQYLCRGYQQTLEEVTNGALFSSDNSEMVLVKNIELYSLCEHHLLPFIGKAHVAYIPNGKVLGLSKVARIVDMYARRLQIQENLSRQIAEAIEQVTGALGVAVVIEAQHMCMMMRGVEKQNSSMVTSVMLGEFRSNPATRGEFLNLVR; from the coding sequence ATGTCCCTGGAACAACAGTACACCGCGATCCTTGGCCAGCTTGGCGAGGACGTTTCCCGCGAAGGCCTGCTGGACACGCCCAAGCGCGCCGCCAAGGCCATGCAGTACCTCTGCCGTGGCTACCAGCAGACGCTGGAAGAGGTCACCAATGGCGCGCTGTTCAGCTCCGACAACAGCGAAATGGTGCTGGTCAAGAACATCGAGCTGTACTCGCTGTGCGAGCACCACCTGCTGCCGTTCATCGGCAAGGCTCATGTTGCCTACATCCCCAACGGCAAGGTGCTCGGCCTGTCCAAGGTAGCGCGCATCGTCGACATGTACGCCCGCCGCCTGCAGATCCAGGAAAACCTCAGCCGGCAGATCGCCGAAGCCATTGAGCAGGTCACCGGCGCACTCGGCGTGGCGGTGGTCATCGAAGCGCAGCACATGTGCATGATGATGCGCGGCGTGGAAAAGCAGAACTCCTCCATGGTCACCTCGGTGATGCTCGGCGAATTCCGCAGCAACCCGGCGACCCGCGGCGAATTCCTCAATCTGGTTCGTTGA
- the ligA gene encoding NAD-dependent DNA ligase LigA, which translates to MTDAAQRISELRNELDAHNYRYYVLDEPSVPDSEYDRLFRELQALEAEHPELVTPESPTQRVGGEALSAFGEVRHEVPMLSLGNAFDEDDLRAFDRSVQNGLGVQGGDLFGGGAEIEYSCEPKLDGLAVSLRYENGQLVRGATRGDGSTGEDITSNVRTIRNVPLKLQGEGWPQVLEVRGEVFMPKLGFEELNARQAESGGKTFANPRNAAAGSLRQLDPKITASRPLEFCCYGVGQVSGELPGTQVAMLQQLKAWGVPISRELKLARGVEACLDYYRDIGERRMSLAYDIDGVVFKVNNIEDQQQLGFRARTPHWAIAHKFPAQEELTELLDVEFQVGRTGAVTPVARLNPVKVAGVMVANATLHNMDEVARLGVMIGDTVIIRRAGDVIPQVMAVVPERRPENARPVHIPEQCPVCGSAVERTQLVKRSKGKESISEGSVYRCVGRLSCQAQLKQAIIHFVSRRAMDIEGLGDKTIEQLVDEKLIASPADLYKLNFEQIIGLEGFADVSSNKLLKAIEDSKRPTLARFIYALGIPDVGEETAKVLARSLASLERVRQALPQVLTYLPDIGLEVAHEIHSFFEDEHNQQVINALLGECGLELQEEGELSAEFSAVATLGGMLDKLNIPSVGPGAAQKLAERFGSLEGVLGGDWLDMRQALPEKQAKAVREFFDNADNAQLARAIEQQLRDFGMHWESEKKVAEGLPLAGQTWVLTGTLEVMSRDVAKEKLESLGAKVAGSVSAKTHCVVAGPGAGSKLTKASELGVKVLDEAQFLDQLKTYGIEA; encoded by the coding sequence CCTGTTCCGCGAACTGCAGGCGCTGGAGGCCGAGCATCCGGAGCTGGTCACGCCGGAGTCGCCGACCCAGCGCGTTGGCGGCGAGGCGCTCAGCGCCTTCGGCGAGGTGCGTCACGAAGTGCCGATGCTCAGCCTGGGCAATGCCTTCGATGAGGATGATTTGCGTGCTTTCGACCGCAGCGTGCAGAACGGCCTCGGCGTGCAGGGCGGCGACTTGTTCGGCGGCGGCGCCGAGATCGAGTACAGCTGCGAACCCAAGCTCGATGGTCTGGCCGTCAGCCTGCGCTACGAGAACGGCCAGCTGGTGCGCGGCGCCACGCGCGGCGACGGCAGCACCGGCGAAGACATCACCAGCAATGTGCGCACCATCCGCAACGTGCCGCTCAAGCTGCAGGGCGAGGGCTGGCCGCAGGTGCTGGAGGTGCGTGGTGAGGTATTCATGCCCAAGTTGGGCTTCGAGGAGCTCAACGCACGCCAGGCCGAGAGCGGCGGCAAGACCTTCGCCAACCCGCGTAATGCCGCTGCCGGCAGCCTGCGTCAGCTCGACCCGAAGATCACCGCCAGCCGCCCGCTGGAGTTCTGCTGCTATGGCGTTGGTCAGGTCAGCGGCGAGCTGCCGGGCACCCAGGTGGCCATGCTGCAGCAGCTCAAGGCCTGGGGCGTACCCATCAGTCGCGAACTGAAGCTGGCCAGGGGCGTCGAGGCCTGCCTGGATTACTACAGAGATATCGGCGAGCGGCGCATGAGCCTGGCCTATGACATCGATGGCGTGGTGTTCAAGGTCAACAATATCGAGGACCAGCAACAGCTGGGCTTTCGTGCGCGCACGCCGCACTGGGCCATCGCCCACAAGTTCCCGGCGCAGGAAGAGCTGACCGAGCTGCTCGACGTGGAATTTCAGGTCGGGCGTACCGGTGCGGTGACGCCAGTGGCGCGTCTGAATCCGGTCAAGGTGGCCGGTGTGATGGTGGCCAACGCCACCCTGCATAACATGGATGAGGTGGCGCGCCTGGGCGTGATGATCGGTGACACGGTGATCATCCGCCGTGCTGGCGACGTGATCCCGCAGGTGATGGCCGTGGTGCCCGAACGTCGCCCGGAGAACGCGCGCCCGGTGCACATTCCCGAGCAATGCCCGGTGTGCGGCTCGGCGGTGGAGCGCACGCAACTGGTCAAGCGCAGCAAGGGCAAGGAGTCGATCAGCGAAGGTTCGGTGTATCGCTGCGTCGGTCGCCTCAGCTGCCAGGCGCAGCTCAAGCAGGCGATCATCCACTTCGTCTCGCGTCGCGCCATGGATATCGAAGGCCTCGGCGACAAGACCATCGAGCAACTGGTGGACGAGAAGCTGATCGCTTCGCCGGCTGACCTGTACAAGCTGAATTTCGAGCAGATCATCGGCCTGGAAGGCTTCGCCGATGTCTCCAGCAACAAGCTGCTGAAGGCCATCGAGGACAGTAAGCGGCCGACCCTGGCGCGCTTCATCTATGCGCTCGGTATTCCCGATGTGGGTGAGGAAACCGCCAAGGTGCTGGCGCGCTCCCTGGCCTCGCTGGAGCGTGTGCGCCAGGCACTGCCGCAAGTGCTGACCTATCTGCCGGACATTGGCCTGGAAGTCGCGCATGAGATCCACAGCTTCTTCGAGGATGAACACAATCAGCAGGTGATCAACGCCTTGCTGGGTGAGTGCGGTCTCGAACTGCAGGAAGAGGGAGAGCTGAGCGCCGAGTTCTCGGCTGTCGCCACCCTTGGGGGCATGCTCGACAAACTGAATATTCCCTCTGTTGGCCCAGGCGCGGCGCAGAAGCTGGCGGAGCGTTTCGGCAGCCTGGAAGGCGTGCTTGGCGGCGATTGGCTGGACATGCGTCAGGCCCTGCCGGAGAAACAGGCCAAGGCTGTACGCGAGTTCTTCGACAATGCTGATAATGCCCAGCTCGCGCGCGCTATCGAGCAGCAGCTGCGCGATTTCGGCATGCACTGGGAAAGCGAGAAGAAAGTCGCTGAAGGTCTGCCCCTGGCCGGCCAGACCTGGGTGCTCACCGGCACCCTGGAAGTGATGAGCCGCGACGTGGCCAAGGAAAAGCTGGAGAGCCTGGGCGCCAAGGTGGCCGGTTCTGTCTCGGCCAAGACCCACTGCGTGGTGGCCGGGCCAGGTGCCGGCTCGAAGCTGACCAAGGCCAGCGAGCTGGGGGTGAAGGTGCTGGACGAAGCGCAGTTCCTCGACCAGCTCAAGACCTACGGCATTGAAGCGTAG